In Haliscomenobacter hydrossis DSM 1100, the DNA window CAAGGATTTGGAATTGTGCGGCTTTTAACTGGATTCCTTTCGTTTGTAAAGTGAGCCGACCTGAGCTTGGGTTGGGGAAGATGTGGAAGCTTCCGGTTGCTTTCAGGTCTTTATTCGAAGTAGACATGCGATTACAAACGACAATGGTATCGTAGATTGTTTTTTCAATACAATCAAATCCTTGTTCGTCCTGGCCTATTGCCACGTAGGAGATGTAGTAAGTGCCACTGGTTGTATAAACATGCATGAGTGTTGACCCTGAACCAAAATGACCGATACTCTGATCCCCATCACCCCAATCTACCGATTCGATGTAACTGTTACAACGAAGATTACCGATGTTCAAGGTGACCTTGCAAGTATCCACAATCAGATTGAGGGCTTCCTCAACGGCCTGGCAAAAAACATTCAAATCGGTGCAACAGGAATCGCATTTCACTTCTACTACAAAATTACAATAACAGGTATCCTGGCCACAAACACCCTTTAATCTTAAATTGTAAAAGCCGGAAATATTGAATTCAGCGGCGGGAATGGCAAAATTAAAAAATGGATCGGCCAGCATCGGACCAGTTTTTACGGTCCCATTTGGTTTATTGAGTATCCAGAACATTTGGGCGGTATCGCTGCATGAGTTGCCCTGACAAAGAAACTTACCTCCAAAGGTCCAGGGGATTGGGCCATTGCATTGGGCTACGAGGGTATCCCCACAATCAACGAAGATATTCTGAGCGCCCTGGTAGGGTCGGTACGACATGTCGCTGTGGGTGCCGCAGGTGCAGCTTTGGCAGCTTACCTCCTTCAGTCTGATGTCATCTATAAAGAAATAGGCACCACTAAGTCCCTGGGGTAAATTCAGGCCCCCGTAAGCCACGATAAGGTTGGCATGTGGAGTTGAACCATTGAAGGTAAAAGTCTGACTGAAATAATGCCAGACGCTGTCGTTTGGAACACTAACATTGGGGAAGAGAGTTTGGAAATTGACTCCTGGCAAATATTTCAGGGTATGTATCAATGGATAAGAAACATCCGATGCAAACTCAACGAGGGCTGGAATATTGCTGTTCGGACCATTGATGTTGTTGTTCGTTTTGGCCCAAAAGGACAACTCATAAGACTTTCCTGGTTGTAAAGGTGTTGCCAGTTTAGTTTGTGCAGCTTCGGAAAAGTCCTGTGGGAAAGCGGCGGACCGGTACAATCCTAAAAACTTATCATTGGGCGCTCCATTATGGGAATCAGTAGCTGGACTGCTATTGAAGGTGGAAACACCGACTTGCAAACCAAAAGAAGTGCATGTCCTGGTAAATAAATCCGGCGAAGCAGCCAGGGACTCCCAGCAGTCAATACTGGGCGCATTTGCTAAGAGGTTTTGAGGGTATAATCCACCACATCCGGAGCTTGATTCAAAGCCACCATTCGATACCATATTACAAGAATCCATCGGGCAACTTGCTCGATCAACATAGACAAATATATAGGTGATATTTCCTTTTTCACCATTGGTACCTAAGGGTACATAGCGCAACAGGTTGATTCCAGGAGTAGCACCTGGGTTAATAGTAAAGGATGTTCCGGCAGTGGTGCTGGGGATAGCGGTACCAACCAATGTTTCCAAACATTCAAAGGATACAGCACCCTGATCATTGGCCAAAGGATAAATTACAGGACCGACTCCAGTTGTTGTAGTCGTGTACAAGTATGTGCCATTCGGCCCGATTCCGTCGTTCACACCAGCTACTGTTACATTATTGCAAGCAGAGCTTTGGTAATCATAAAAGGTCTGCTGGGCCTGGTTGCCGTATTGTCCGAGTACCTGGTAACCCAATTGGCACAACACTTCTCGTTCTTCGGATTTGGGGTAGCGCTTCATATAGGCAGCCCCCCGATCGGTCATGTTCGACATCACATAGTACTCGTTGTTGGGCTGTACCAAAGGTACTCTGCATTCATCTTCAAAATGGCTCAGTGAACTGCCATTGAAAAAACCATTGGGAGTAAAAACGGCTTGATTAACGGTGGAAGAGTTAAATTGGATGGCATGTACACAAACTGTTTCATCAGGGTCGTGGGGATCGTTGTTGGGATTGGGATTCAAAACATCGGTGTTGGCCAGATTGGGATTGAAATCGTAATCGTACATGGAAGAACAAGCCCCCGCATTGGTGATGAGGGGCAAACTGCCCAGGTTGACCGGACTTTTCAAAAATGCATCATATCGGCTGAAGTAATTTGGATTGGCTGGTGCAAAAAAGGAGGTTCCAGTATTGTTTGCAGGCACAATGAGTGAAGCAAAGCCCAGGGCATGAAGGACTTCGTGCAAGGCAACCGAATATAAATCGTACAAGTTTGCGGGTGTAGCACTGGCCAGATCGTCATGCCAAGCAATGCTGGAATTGGCAAAGTTAAAGGCTAAAAAGCCATGATAAAAACCCCCGCCATTTTGTGTGTTCAAGGGTGATACCAACCCGGTATATGAATCAACTCCGGAGTTGATGGTTTTCCAGATTTCATTATCTAAAAGACCACCTTTTGAAGCTACACTTGGGGGCATGGCAAAAAAAGCTCCGGCAACTCCGAGTACATTGCTCGTTTGTGGATTGGGCACCGAAGGTACGAAGGCCAAGTTGCGTATCAAAATTTTTACCCTCGCCGGATTGCCTGGATTGGGTTGTGGAATAAACTGGGATATGTCGCTAAAAACCTGGCAAATTACATTCCTGCGAGCCATCTCGGTGGTCGAGCCGCCGAACATGCCACTAGTCGCCTCGAAATCCAGATCAAAATAACTGTTGGGGCAGGAGAGTCGGGATCTGCCTGATTCCTGCACCTGCAAATCTGCGAGGCGATAGGGATTCCCATATTGATCATACACCCGATCAAACCAAGCACCCGGCGTAGCACTTGGTGGAGCTTGCAGGCTATCTTCAGGCAGTTTTTCCACGATCACGTTGAACCTACAACTGGAGGTATCGCCGTTGGCGTAAGTCGCCCTAGCTACTACGGGCGTTGTACCAAGGGGAAACATTGAGCCAGAAGGAGGGTTGTATTCCAAGGCAACCAGGTCAGATTGAGCCACATCCCAGTCAAATCCGACTCGGCGTTCTTTGTAGCTTGGTTCAACAAAAACTTTGATGTCGCCACAGTTGGCAATTGGTGCTGGCCCGGGGCAAGGGCCTCTGGTATTCCATCCGATAGGGTTATAATCTATGGCACCCACTGGGGTGAGGGAAGTAAAATCTACATGATCGAGTTGGGGGCCTTCAAAAAAGGAAGTATCGACACTGAAAGTCACCAAATGATCTTTTGTACAAAGGGAACTCAGGTGCTCATCCGTCACTGCCAGAAAAGCGTCACCCTGTCCAAAATTATTAAAAATACCCGTTTTCCCGTCCGCAAAAGCGATTTTTACCGTTTGATCGACAATGATGGTAATCTGGCCGGTGACATGGCTATTTTCGCCGCTATCCAGATACTTGCTCCACACTATCCAGTTATTTGGGTCAGGGCTATTCGCTTCATCAATTCTTACCACTACTGCCCGGTCAATGCCCGCGATGTTTTTGGTACCCACCAAATAAATGTTTCCATTTACACTCGAGGTTTCCACCTGATGGACGGCATCCAGGCCGTTCACCTTTACGGTCCAAATTGGGAACAGATTTACATCAAACTTTCTTAACAAGGGTGGTCCTCCGGTCGCCACCGAGGGGCCTGTAGCAACCACATTGCTTCCCTGCAAAGCGATATCTACAAAAACCTGAACCGAGGGATCCCTTACTCCTCCTAAAAAAGTTGGGTTTGGAATAGCATTATCTGTACTGACAATAACACCTGCATTGCCGTCATAACCCGCTACAAAATATTGATTAGGAAACAACACTTCAATGTCACGAAAATAGCCATTGTCCCCAAGGTTGCCATAAATATTGACCATGTTGGTGGCTCCATTGGAATTCACATCCAGCAAAACGACATCATTGGAGAAATTGGGACTGTTGATAAAACCCGAAATGGCAAAGTTTCCGACAGGCCTGGAGGTAATGCTGACAAATCCTTCGTTTTGGGCCAGGTCATATTCTTCTGAGAATTGTAATCCCCCATTTGGAGTCACAATCAACAGCAAACTCCGGTTGGTTTGATCGAAGGGGAGCGTAAAACCCACCACCATCAGGTTGTATGGGTTAGGCCCATTATGTACCGGAGCCGCGTCGGTTAAGACGCAAGGCTTGTTTAATTTAATCGTCCAATCCAGTTTTCCACTCTGTAAAACATGGGATATGATTCCATGATTATCTTCACTACCAATGACGTAGTAGCCAGGATTGGTCGCATTATCAGGTACAACTTTGTGAAAATAGTTGTTCTGGCCATTGCCATAAATCCGCTGGAACTGTGCCTTTACCGGTGTGATGGTAAGCACCAATAACAAGCCCCATAAATACAGGGCAATCCAATTGAAGCTTGCTTTCATGATATCAGGATTTTAGGTTAAAAATGACGTGCCTTTATCACCCTTGTCAAGGATGTACCGGAAGGTAGTTTGAAGAATTACCTGAAGTTTTTAGAAGAAAATGGTTGGCAAATTTTGAAAATGAATTCAAAAGGATAAGTTGTGCTAATCGAATCAAGGTAGGTTCAAAAATTGTTGTAAGTCCAATTGCAAATCTTTCGAAAATGGTCTCTAAAGCTAATTAATATTTGGATAAATTGCAATTTTCGGCAATTTTTTTTTGAGGTGCATAGATGCTCACCTATGCCAATGATCAGATCAAAACCGCAACTTCGGGAAGCTTGGTTTATCGGGATATAGGCGACACTTGGGATTATCACCGCCCCTGAGACATCCCATACCAAACCTGGAACCCTTTCAACTCCCGGGTTCTGATGCTATCCATCGTCCGCATGTTTTTTTTCGTCAGCACCCTGGTCAGCGGCAAGTTGGAACGATTCAAAATCATTTCATGGTAAGCATGTCCGGGCAAAACTGACTTGATTTCTTCTCGGGTACTAAAGGGATTGTTGCTCAATACCACATTGCCAATGGCGATCAAAGGGGCCAGGGTTTCGCTCGGGACACTTTTTTCCATCGGCAGATTGGGCGAGTTGGCGGAATAAGTAGGGTGCGTATTCATCAAGGCGACCACGTAAAAATTGCATTTGGCGGCCAGAGGATCCTGTGCTTTGTTGTTTTTCCAATCCTGGCAGGCCTGGTAAATTTCGAAGGCGGTTTTGAGGCCATAATTTTCGCAATAACTGGCGTCGCCATAGTTGCCCAGTTTGGGGATGTGCGCGCTGGCAGACATAAAAGGGAACAACTCCGACAGATTGGCGGCATGCACCAGGGCCAATTCCTGCTTGGTGCTGTCTTCCATCCTTTTGTACAAATCAATGACATTGATGAAGCGCTGCTCGGCGGATAGGTTGATCACCGGATTGATCAGCACCCTGCGCCCGGTTTGTACGTGGGTGGAATTGGAAAAAAACAAAGGCAGGTCGGTTCGCCAGCGCTGATTTTGGCCTTGATATAACCCGCTGAAAGAACTCCAGGCGAATTGATCTTTGGCGTATAGCGAAGAAAGAACGGATCTACCCGGTGTTTTGCCCCCGTTCAAGGCCCTTTCAATGGCTGCGCCTTCTTCTTCGCACAAGCGGATGTTGCGGTTTTTAAAATAGAAAAACCGCAAAAATTTGCGCAAGGTAGCTCCAAACACATTGCCTGCAAGGCCAGAACTGATGAAATTGTGCTGGTAAATCTCGGTGCAGTACGCTCGATAGTCAAGCCCGCTTCCGCGCTCCCACCAGGCCAGAGCGGCCACTGTCCCTGGCGAACTGCCCGATACTGCACTGATGGCCAAGGTATGTTGCTTGAGGTCAAGTTCGAGCAAGCTGTCCAGCCCCAGCAAACAACTCGCGGACCAATATCCAGCCCTGGAGCCGCCACCTTCGCCGGAAAAAATGAAAACGGAATAACTTTTTATGGCCGGATTTTCCAGGGAATCCCGTCTGGCCTCCGTCCATTGATCCAGGTATTGGTGGAAACTCAGGCGTTCGGGCCGGGGCTTTTTTTCCAATAAATTGTATTGGGCAGTATGGGAGTTGGATACAAAGAAGAGCACAAACACGGCAATGACCCAAAAAACATACGCATAGAGGTTTAGTCTGTAGCCGCAGAACAGTTTAGCCGAGTTTGGCCAATTGATTTTCAGGAATAATTTTTGAAAAAAACTGTAGTTCTGCTCTGCCTCTTTGGGTGGATTGGCGGCAAAAGCGACCACACGCCTGCCTGTATAGTACATGTAATCGACCAGGATCAACAAAAAGCCCATGCCGGTGTACACAAAAACAATGGGTGAAATGGGCTCCAGATTGGGCAAATAAATTCCCAAAAATGCCAGTACGAGGGTGGTAACAAACAAAACCCGGTAAGAAAAACGGTTGCCATAAAACCGGTAGGCGTTCAGCCGTTCTTTAGGATTTCTGGCTAAGTCTTTAGCCTCGTCTTTGATGGTACTTTGCAGGTTGATTTTGGTATCCAATTCCACCGCAATTTGGCCAATGCGCAGCCCCAACCAGGTCTGGATGGATTGAAATTGTTTGATCCAACGCAAAAAGAATCCCCATACTGTCCCCCGCTTTTTATCGAGTGCTACATCGAGCGCAGCCAACTCGTTTTCCTTCTTTTTGCGAAACCCTGGAGCAGGACCGGTGATGGTCCAAAAAAAGAAGGCCCAAAAAATAGTGACCCATTTGAACCACCCGTAGTGCAGGTTGGGAAATGAAATTTCAACGTACAACACTGCTGCCAGACACAATAGCCAATACAAGGTCTGGGCGATGTAGCTTTCATCGATGCTTATTTCCAACAACCAATAGACCACAAAGGTCAGCCCCAAACAGGCCCAGAACAAACCACCAGGAAAATTTTCCCAGCCCTGGTCGAGCGCATAAATACTCAGCAGGAAGACCACAAAAGTGTAAAAACCTAAAAAACGCAAAACCACCAGGTAAGCCCGATTGCGCCGCAAGTCCCGATAGGTTCCTACATCCAGCAGGTGCCAGGGAATCAGCCAGATCGTCAAAGCGAAAATCAGCAACATTACGCCGCTCAACCAGGCGACGTACCAGGCCGGATTGTTGAGCAGGAGGGCCATGATGTCATGGCCTAAACTGGTAAAAATCAAGAGGTAGGCAATGAGCATTTGAATCAGGATCAAATACCAGCCTTGTAAGAGGGCAAAAAACACCGAAATCACTACCGGGAGCGCCGTGGTGGCGTGGTTGATCCTTATCTCTGGTTTGGTCGCCTTGGATCCATGCCGTAGATTGATGAAAATGAAGTAGATCAGGAAGGTGGTGGCGGCTAGGCCGAGTAGGGATATGATGGATTCAGGCATGGATGGTTATGTAGGTAAGTTGAATTGGTGTTATAGAAGCGTACTGTCAAATTTGAGTTTCATTGGCTGGTCGGTGGATGATTACGTTGAATTGTTCAGTCTCGGGGAAATTGTGAAATTCAATCGCCGGCCAGGCTTGTAAAGCACGAAGGATGCCGCTCCCCGCTCCCCGGTACGGCAACAAATCCAGGGCATAGGAGGCCAAAATATGGTTTCTGCGCCGACTTAGCCCGGCTTTTATCTGCTCAGTAGTTAGGCTATTGGGCAATTTTCCGGGACTTTTTATTTCTATGCGGTTGTCGAAAACAAACACCTTGATGGAATCGTGGACGAAATAATCCCGATGAATCAGCGCGTTGATCAGCAACTCATTGATGACTATTTCGGGCACTTCTAAATCGCCCAGGCTATTAAAATCCTTGCCGTTTTGCACTTTGCGTAGACAGCCAATCACAAACTTTCGGGCGTCTTTGAACATGCGGGGCAAATCGCCACCGATGTTTTCACTGGAAAGGTACTTGGTGCCCGCCAAATCATTGCCTTGAAACCAGATTGCCGCGATGTAGCAGTTGGGACTGAGCCGCTGGGGATTTTTGCCAAAAAGCAGGTTGCCCGCCAAATTGATCTTTCCTTCTGCCCCCAAAGTCAGGTTTTCGACTTTGGCCTGAAAATCCTCGATGGCAATGTCCTCCTGGTATTTTTTTTCATAAAACTCCCGAAACAAACCCCAATCCAGGTCTTTTATGGTAGATTCTCGGATCAGCATTTGTTCTGCGTATAGGTTTCCGCTGCTTTGCAGCATTCGGGAGAGCTCTTCCTTGCTGGTTACTTTGCGTTTGTCAGAACCATTTTTGATGAAAATAAGGCCGTCCTTGTCGGTGTGGGGCTTGTCGTTTCCTTCCGGGACATGGGCTACAATCACTTTTTTGCCATCTACATCCACGGTCTCCGTATCAATGATGATGGCACTTTTCACGTGTTCATTGGCGGCAGTGGTCAGCATATTGTTGATCCGTTGAAGGTCCGCAAAGGAAAGCCCAACGATATCACCCGTTTTGTCATTTACCCCAATGATCAGCTTACCACCCTTGCTGTTGGCAAATGCGACTATCTCCTGCGCCACGCTGGTCGCATTGGTGACATTCTCTTTGAGTTGCACCCGACTGTTTTCGCCACCTGAGACCAAATTGAGGAGTTCTTTCGCGTCCATAGGGTCTTTTTTTTTGCAAAGTTACATTGTTCTGAAATTTACTGAGATCTTAATTTTTGAGGATTGGAGAGTTAACAAATAAAAGGCAATCCATTACCAAGATATTTTGTCTTCGATGGATTATGGGCGGGGAAGCCCAGGTGATGGGAGTAAGCCGGAGCTTTGTTGCTCATACCATTCTGCCGCCTCAAAGAAATCAACCCTGGCTTTTTTACGGCAACGAAACGTTGATACCATATTTTTCTTTGAGTTCTTTGCTGATTTGTTCGCCAGTATAAAGTTCGGCAGTTCCGTTTTCAATTTCTGCCCAAGCTTGGTCTAAATCGGCCTTTTGCTCGTCCGAAAGCTCGAAATCATCCTCGGCCTCTTCATTTGCAATTTCTTTAAACAAGTAACGGGCCAGCTCAATTTTTTCGAGTCTGGTGAGTTTTGAAACCTCTTCTAAGATACTTGTGCTCATAATTTTGGTTGTATTCACCAAATATACTGGCAAAAAAGGTTTTTTGCAAACGGGATTGTTAGTAGGGGAGAATTGGCAAAATGGGCCGCTTGTAAACGGAACGCCATCACCTCTACTGCATTAAAACTTGAGTAATTCATCTTTTTGCTGAACTATTCATGTCCTAATGTACTGGCCGGGCGGCCTCAAAAGAGCAGTTTTATGTTTCTGCCTCCAGGGGGAAATTTGCCATTTCCATCCATACTGACGACAAGCAAAATTTACTGCAATCAGTGGCCAGAACCTCACAGCGACAAACTGCCATTGAGTTGGTTGACAAAACTGGCGTAATGATGCAGATGAAAGATAAGCTTAAAAGAATTGGCTCGATTTATCGGGCTGGTGTTTCCAAATTCTCCCAGGCAGTCCAGCAAGGAAGCCGTTCTATTTTAAGCATGAATTCCAAACCTCCTCAACCTGCTTTCAATGCACCCTCAAGAACAAAATAACGACGAGATCACCAACCTCTTCAGAGGAACGGACAACATTAGGAAGTCCAGGGGAAACAACCCTTATTTTGGGATTACCGTTGAACGGGCTGGTATTCCTGAGAATGCCATTGCTTTGAAGTTCATCACCAGCAAAGGCGAACAAAGGGCTATCCATTACCATGACATCATGTCACCAATGGATTTTGACGGGGTGGGGAAGATCGTTTTGTCAACCCCGCGTTTGGTGGCAACCATTGAAGGGCAAGATTTGGGCGAACTTTTTGATTACATCATTGAGCACCGGGTGAAGTGGATTTCTGAGCCGCAATCTTCGTTTGTGGAGGTTGAGGTTGGAAAGCCGCAGGTGACGGGGGTGAGGTTTGAAGCTGCATGAATTTGTAATTGCCTGTTTTTTAAGCTCTTCTCATATGATCTAACGTCCAGCATACGCGTCGTGACCAGCTTTTGCTGGGCATGACCGTTGTATGCCTTGTTAGGCACAGATTTTATTTTATTTCATAAATTGGCTCGAAGTCACTTATTTCAATTTCATTTAAAATTTTTCTCTCCATTCCCTTGTCAATAATAAGGCTCGCCAAATTATTTAGAATTTCTGAATCAATTCTTACTTGATGCAGAAAAAGTGAAGGAGACCTTTTTCTGCGGTTGTATCTATCTTGAATGAATTCATATAGTTCTGTATGAGAAAATCTTTTCTTATCTTTTCTTTCAAGAACTTCTTCTCTAAAATCCCTGAAAATTCTATTATGGGTACTTTCAAGTTTAAGGCTTTTCAAAATACTTTTCTCTTTTTCATCCAATCTATATGCGTAAACCCAAAAGAGTATAGTGATTAGTAGTAATTGAAACCAGAAAATCGCAAATATTGGGTCATCAGGAGAAATCCACCTCTTCAGAATCGGATGTTCGCTTATTTGATTTGGGAATATCCAAATGAAAGATAAAATGGCAGTTATTACAGCAAGTGATATTCTTGGCAGTTTATAAGGAACAGTACTTTCTGTCCTTGCTTCTGAAATTATACTTCTAAATTCTTGTTCCTTTTTTTCAATTTTTTGAGGCAGCAAATTCTCATTGGTCATTTGCATCAATGACCTTAATTGACTAATTCTAATTAAATCAGTTGAACTCTGATTAATAGCTTCATTTTCTTTTTGTTCTACAAATTCTAAAGCTTCGGACGCTTTAAGATAAACTTCTTTTTCATGTCCATTTTTATATTCTCCTCCATTTCTGTCAGGATGGAGGTCAGTAATGACTTTTTTCAATTCTTTCTTGATTCCTTCGAAATCATTCGAATTTAATTCCAGAATGGTTTTTACTTGTTCTATAGTTTGAAATTCCATTGTTTTTATTTTTCTTTCTTAGTTATGCATAACAAGCGCACTACCGTACTTCACCTTTTACTTATTCACCTCAAGGTTCGTGTATTTCTGTTTAGTTTGTACTTTTTCAATCACCAATTGAACCAGACTAAACCTTTGGGATCAGGGTAATAGATAGTAAGATAATTTAGTTGTGAAAATAAGCACAGATACCCAGTTCTGCAAGTAAGTGTGGAAATAAAGTTAAAGATCATCAACCGATTAAGAGCGGGGCTTTTGTTGCAGCCCATTCTTGACAAAATGAAGAGAGGGGCAATTAAGCCCCTGCTCTATTACCGATTACTCAGAAACGGCATCCATAGCCTCATCTACTTCTTTACCAAGCAGACTGCCTTGCTTGTGGTACTCAATCTTCTCAACATAGCTGGCAATGATTGAAGCTTGTCTGCGGGTAAACCCTTTCTCATCTTTGAATGCTTTGTAAGCAATGCCGCCAGTAATTTCAACGGCGTCACCTTTTTTCAGGTCTTTGGCAAAATGCGCAGCTTGTGCACGGAATACTAGTACATCATGCCAGATGGTACTCCTTATGGTGCCCAAATGGTTATGTATGACCCCGGAACCGGGAAAAGGCAAAAAAATGGATGGATACATACAGCTTTGAAAAATCGCCTTTCCAGAAAGGGGCAAACTTTGCCTGAATGGCTGATAAACTACGAGCATGCTCCAAAAATTCCAGTGCCTTTTGGGCTACATTTATTGAAAGAAAGCTGTGGAAAGCCTGTTGCTGTTGTCGAAAGTGCCAAAACTGGGGTGATTATGACAGCTATTCAGCCGAAAGCTCTTTGGCTTGCAGTAGGGAGTCTTTCAAATTTGAATGAACAGAGATTGAAGGAGGTAAAAGACTTTGAAATAGTGCTTTATCCAGATTTAGGAGGGTTTGAACGATGGATAATGAAGGCAGATATTTTGAAGAAAAAAGGTTTTAAGATAGCTGTATCAGAGCTATTGGAATCGAACTCAAAAAGTTCAGAGAACAAAGCAGGGTATGATATAGCTGATTTCTTTTTAATAAAAAATAATTAATTATATATTTTTAATAAATGTTTTAATTATTAAAAATGAATTATTTGTAAGCTGTCATCGCGGAATTATTCTGATTCTATTTACAGGAATACTTTTTTTTGCATTAGGTGCTCTTGCAACATGTTTAGTTTCTTTACAACTTGCAACAAGTTGCTATTTTATCATAAACTCCTTATGTGCACTTATGATTGAAAAAAAATCGCTTTTGAGCTTTTTAGACGCTGGAGATTATAAAAGAGTCTTAGACGTGCTTAAAACTATTGAGAACCAAAGTGAAAGTGCTTCTAAGCTACAGAAGGATTTAAATACATTAAATGATAAGCATGGAAAAAAGATTATATCTAGACAAAAATACAGGTCAGAGTTAACGAAGTTAGTTCAATCAATTCGTGGAAATATCGAAGCCCTTACAGAGCAGGAATTAAAAGAAAGTAGATTGTCTGATTCTAAACAAAAATGGAGCCGATGGAAAAGAATTCTAGTTGGTATCGGCATTCTTGTCCCTACTTTATCAGCAATTTTAAATGCTGGTGGAAGCTTCTCAGAGTTCACAGGTTTCTCTTTGCGAGATATTTTCTTTAGCAAGAACGAAGCAAATGACACCCTAAATCAAGTAAATATTAAGACTTCTGGCCATAAAAGCCCAGCAATTAATGCACCTGGTGGTGAGGTTAAAATTGAATATCAGGAGCTACAACCCTCAAAAAATGCTATTGATAAAAGTGGTAAAACTAAAAATTAACTATACTAGATGAAACTAAAAATTGTTCTGTTCTTTTTACTTAACTCATTAATCGGGCTAGCACAAGTTAAAACAACAGGAGAGCAAAGCCCTGCTGTCATAGCTAAAAATTTTTCTGCCGTTTACGGAGTGCGTACTGATGCTATACTTGAAATCTTAAATGTTTTTGAAGAAAGTGGACTTAGTGCGATTGAACGGAAAAATCGAACAGAGGAAATCTTAAAAACCTATCAAAAAACGCCAGAAAGAAAACAAGGAGGAAGCTATCTGAGCGAAACTTCAAAAAAAGAACTTGGAATTTTCACCCATAACTCTAAGATAATTGATGCTCTTAATTGGGATTTGTTCGCCCAAAAGAAATATTTGTCAGTTTCTACTAGTGGAATAAATAGCCCTGCTGTAAATGCTGCTGGAGGAGAGGTCAACATTTGGTATGGCGTTCCTCCTAAAGTACTTCAAGTATTGGCAGAAACATTAGAGAAAAATAAAATTGCCTTAATTGATTTTGAAGATCGATTGAAAGAACTAGTCAAAAAATATGAGGCACTAAAGACTGAATTTGATTCTTATGGGAAGACTGATCCAATAATAAAAGAAGCTGAAAGACTATTAAATGAAGGGAATATTTTTGATGCTGAAAAGTTAATTGATTCAGATTATGGTACCTCAAAAAGACGGCAAGCCTATAAAGGATACCTTTTAGGGAAAACCAAGGAATTACTTTTGAAATATGATT includes these proteins:
- a CDS encoding DUF6371 domain-containing protein, whose product is MYDPGTGKRQKNGWIHTALKNRLSRKGQTLPEWLINYEHAPKIPVPFGLHLLKESCGKPVAVVESAKTGVIMTAIQPKALWLAVGSLSNLNEQRLKEVKDFEIVLYPDLGGFERWIMKADILKKKGFKIAVSELLESNSKSSENKAGYDIADFFLIKNN
- a CDS encoding RNA-binding domain-containing protein, translated to MDAKELLNLVSGGENSRVQLKENVTNATSVAQEIVAFANSKGGKLIIGVNDKTGDIVGLSFADLQRINNMLTTAANEHVKSAIIIDTETVDVDGKKVIVAHVPEGNDKPHTDKDGLIFIKNGSDKRKVTSKEELSRMLQSSGNLYAEQMLIRESTIKDLDWGLFREFYEKKYQEDIAIEDFQAKVENLTLGAEGKINLAGNLLFGKNPQRLSPNCYIAAIWFQGNDLAGTKYLSSENIGGDLPRMFKDARKFVIGCLRKVQNGKDFNSLGDLEVPEIVINELLINALIHRDYFVHDSIKVFVFDNRIEIKSPGKLPNSLTTEQIKAGLSRRRNHILASYALDLLPYRGAGSGILRALQAWPAIEFHNFPETEQFNVIIHRPANETQI
- a CDS encoding T9SS type A sorting domain-containing protein: MKASFNWIALYLWGLLLVLTITPVKAQFQRIYGNGQNNYFHKVVPDNATNPGYYVIGSEDNHGIISHVLQSGKLDWTIKLNKPCVLTDAAPVHNGPNPYNLMVVGFTLPFDQTNRSLLLIVTPNGGLQFSEEYDLAQNEGFVSITSRPVGNFAISGFINSPNFSNDVVLLDVNSNGATNMVNIYGNLGDNGYFRDIEVLFPNQYFVAGYDGNAGVIVSTDNAIPNPTFLGGVRDPSVQVFVDIALQGSNVVATGPSVATGGPPLLRKFDVNLFPIWTVKVNGLDAVHQVETSSVNGNIYLVGTKNIAGIDRAVVVRIDEANSPDPNNWIVWSKYLDSGENSHVTGQITIIVDQTVKIAFADGKTGIFNNFGQGDAFLAVTDEHLSSLCTKDHLVTFSVDTSFFEGPQLDHVDFTSLTPVGAIDYNPIGWNTRGPCPGPAPIANCGDIKVFVEPSYKERRVGFDWDVAQSDLVALEYNPPSGSMFPLGTTPVVARATYANGDTSSCRFNVIVEKLPEDSLQAPPSATPGAWFDRVYDQYGNPYRLADLQVQESGRSRLSCPNSYFDLDFEATSGMFGGSTTEMARRNVICQVFSDISQFIPQPNPGNPARVKILIRNLAFVPSVPNPQTSNVLGVAGAFFAMPPSVASKGGLLDNEIWKTINSGVDSYTGLVSPLNTQNGGGFYHGFLAFNFANSSIAWHDDLASATPANLYDLYSVALHEVLHALGFASLIVPANNTGTSFFAPANPNYFSRYDAFLKSPVNLGSLPLITNAGACSSMYDYDFNPNLANTDVLNPNPNNDPHDPDETVCVHAIQFNSSTVNQAVFTPNGFFNGSSLSHFEDECRVPLVQPNNEYYVMSNMTDRGAAYMKRYPKSEEREVLCQLGYQVLGQYGNQAQQTFYDYQSSACNNVTVAGVNDGIGPNGTYLYTTTTTGVGPVIYPLANDQGAVSFECLETLVGTAIPSTTAGTSFTINPGATPGINLLRYVPLGTNGEKGNITYIFVYVDRASCPMDSCNMVSNGGFESSSGCGGLYPQNLLANAPSIDCWESLAASPDLFTRTCTSFGLQVGVSTFNSSPATDSHNGAPNDKFLGLYRSAAFPQDFSEAAQTKLATPLQPGKSYELSFWAKTNNNINGPNSNIPALVEFASDVSYPLIHTLKYLPGVNFQTLFPNVSVPNDSVWHYFSQTFTFNGSTPHANLIVAYGGLNLPQGLSGAYFFIDDIRLKEVSCQSCTCGTHSDMSYRPYQGAQNIFVDCGDTLVAQCNGPIPWTFGGKFLCQGNSCSDTAQMFWILNKPNGTVKTGPMLADPFFNFAIPAAEFNISGFYNLRLKGVCGQDTCYCNFVVEVKCDSCCTDLNVFCQAVEEALNLIVDTCKVTLNIGNLRCNSYIESVDWGDGDQSIGHFGSGSTLMHVYTTSGTYYISYVAIGQDEQGFDCIEKTIYDTIVVCNRMSTSNKDLKATGSFHIFPNPSSGRLTLQTKGIQLKAAQFQILDLWGRKIYTGKLPNGQPNYELSIASLPPGIYFVKLLDRGELLWVHKVIKQ
- a CDS encoding addiction module protein; protein product: MSTSILEEVSKLTRLEKIELARYLFKEIANEEAEDDFELSDEQKADLDQAWAEIENGTAELYTGEQISKELKEKYGINVSLP
- a CDS encoding single-stranded DNA-binding protein; protein product: MYPSIFLPFPGSGVIHNHLGTIRSTIWHDVLVFRAQAAHFAKDLKKGDAVEITGGIAYKAFKDEKGFTRRQASIIASYVEKIEYHKQGSLLGKEVDEAMDAVSE